CGGATCGCCGGGGTCGGCTGGGCGCAGATCCTGGAGCCGCTGCAGCGACTGCCGGTACCGGCGCTGATCCTGCTGGCCGCGTTGCAGCTGTGCGCGCTGCTGGCCTTCACCTTCACCATCACCGGGGCGCTGCCGGGGATCAGCCACGGCCGGGCGCTGATCGTGAACCTGGCCGGCTCGCTGGTGGCCAACACCCTGCCCTTCGGCGGCGCCCTGGGCGTGGGCGCGACGTACGCGATCTGCCGGTCCTGGGGCTTTGGCCGGTCCGCGATCGGCATCGCGGTGGTCCTCGGCGGCGTCTTCGCCACGGCCGGCAAGGTGCTGCTGCCGCTGGTCGGACTCGGTGCCCTGCTGCTGCAGGGCGGGCACATCAGCCCGGCCCTGCGCGATGCCGCCGTCGTCGGCGTGCTGACCCTGCTCGGTGTGCTGGCCCTGTTCATCGTGGTGATGGTCAGCGACCGGGCCGCCCACGCCGTCGGCCGGTTCATCCAGCGCACCGCGGAGGCGGTGCTGCGGCTGATCCGGCGGCCGGCCCAGCTGGGCTGGGAGCAGGGCATCGCCCGGCTGCGGGCGCAGACCCAGGACGTGATGCGCCGCGGCTGGCTGTCGATGACGTTGGGCACGCTGGGTTACTTCGTCATCTACTTCGTGCTGTTCTGGCTGTGCCTGCACATCTGCGGTCTGGTCATCGGGGTCGGCACCATGCTGGCCGCGTTCGCCCTCGGCCGGCTGCTGACCTCGGTGGCGGTGACGCCGGGTGGGCTGGGTCTGGTCGAGGCCGGCTCGGTCGCGCTGCTGGTGGCGATGGGCGCCGATCCGGCGCTGGCCGCGGCCGGCACCCTGTTGTTCACGATCTTCACCCACGTGCTGGAGATCCCGTTCGGGATCGTGGCCTGGTTGGTGTGGCTGTGGGGTCGCAAGAAGGGCCCGGCCGGGTCAGCTCAGCTCGGCCCGGACCTGCATCAGCAGCAGCCCCAGGCGATTGACCCCTGACCCGTCGCCGCCGTCGCCGCAGTAGTGGTCGTTGACCGTGTGCTCGACCAACTGGGCGTCGGCGGTGTCCAGCAGCAGCGCCCGCAGCTGTTCGTGCTGGGTGAACTTGGCCCGCAACGCGGTCCGCATCACCTCGTCGCGCACCGCGAGCCAGTCCGCGCGCAGCGGTGCCGCGCGGTCACCGCCGAGCTGTTTGGCCCGGTCGGGCGTGGCGGCCAGCCGGATCAGCTCCGCGTGCGGCGTCCCGGGGAACTTGGCCGCCTGGAAGTAGTGCTCGGTGGTCGGCCAGCGCTGCCCGTCGAGGTGGATCGGGGCCGGGTGGAAGTTGGACAGCTCGCCCCAGGGATCGGTGTGCAGGTAGAACTCGATGATCCGCATCAGCGCTCCAGAGTGGCGAACACGTCGTGGTAGCGGTGCCCGGTCGGCGGCAGGCCGGGTTGGCGGTACCACTCCCGGCCGAACACGGCCCCGAACAGCGGCGGCGGCACCTTGGTGAACACGCCCAGGGTGCGGGCACCGGAATCGGCCGTCGCCTGGGAGGCGTGCGCGCGCATCGACGCCCGCCGGGCCCTGGCCTGGGCGCGGACGTCGATGCGGTGCGTGATGTCGGCGGCGGCGCTATAGGCCTGGGCCCACGGCGTCAGGTCGACCCGGCGACCGGCTGGCAGCAGCCGGTTCACCCGGCCGGCCCAGCTCAGCAGCCGGTCCCGCGGCACGGTCGCCT
This genomic window from Nakamurella multipartita DSM 44233 contains:
- a CDS encoding lysylphosphatidylglycerol synthase transmembrane domain-containing protein, coding for MDSTSTARPPWWRRGAIWWRIVRDVGSLALAVALLVWGLPRIAGVGWAQILEPLQRLPVPALILLAALQLCALLAFTFTITGALPGISHGRALIVNLAGSLVANTLPFGGALGVGATYAICRSWGFGRSAIGIAVVLGGVFATAGKVLLPLVGLGALLLQGGHISPALRDAAVVGVLTLLGVLALFIVVMVSDRAAHAVGRFIQRTAEAVLRLIRRPAQLGWEQGIARLRAQTQDVMRRGWLSMTLGTLGYFVIYFVLFWLCLHICGLVIGVGTMLAAFALGRLLTSVAVTPGGLGLVEAGSVALLVAMGADPALAAAGTLLFTIFTHVLEIPFGIVAWLVWLWGRKKGPAGSAQLGPDLHQQQPQAIDP
- a CDS encoding NADAR family protein — encoded protein: MRIIEFYLHTDPWGELSNFHPAPIHLDGQRWPTTEHYFQAAKFPGTPHAELIRLAATPDRAKQLGGDRAAPLRADWLAVRDEVMRTALRAKFTQHEQLRALLLDTADAQLVEHTVNDHYCGDGGDGSGVNRLGLLLMQVRAELS